One window from the genome of Nocardioides panaciterrulae encodes:
- the gltB gene encoding glutamate synthase large subunit encodes MPRSHAFPPPQGLYDPRHEHDACGVAFVATLTGVASHDIVQQGLTALLNLDHRGAAGAEPNSGDGAGILIQVPDAFLRDVAKDAGFDLPPQHSYAVGTAFLPGDAETVTKARRRIEEIAAEEGLAVLGWRDVPVDPSSLGRTALEVMPSFSQLFVAGAGSRVTGMALERLAFCLRKRAERETDAYFPSMSSRTLVYKGMLTPAQLDEVFPDLRDERMASAIAVVHSRFSTNTFPSWPLAHPFRFIAHNGEINTVMGNRNWMRAREALLASDLIPGDLERLYPVCTPGASDSASFDEVLELLHMGGRSLPHSVLMMIPEAWENHAEMDSARRAFYEFHSTMMEPWDGPACVVFTDGSQIGAVLDRNGLRPSRYWVTDDGLVVLASEVGVLDIDPAKVVRKGRLQPGRMFLVDTDEHRIIEDEEVKDELAAEHPYDEWLHAGLIHLDDIPEREHVVHTHASVSRRQQVFGYTEEELRVLLTPMANTGAEPIGSMGTDTPLAVLSDKPRLIFDYFTQLFAQVTNPPLDAIREELVTSLNGTIGPESNLLEPAPASCRQVVLPFPVISNDDLAKIRHVNRDGDMPGFITHVSRGLYDVEGGGAAMAARLDEICAEVSEAIADGARIIVLSDRHATAELAPIPSLLLTGAVHHHLVREKTRTQVGLLVEAGDVREVHHVALLVGYGAAAVNPYLAMESVEDLAREGYYVKAEPEQAVANLVKALGKGVLKVMSKMGVSTVASYTGAQIFEALGLSQAVVDRYFTGTTSKLGGIELDTIAEEVARRHATAYPSRGIAPAHRELAIGGEYQWRREGEPHLFDPETVFRLQHATRTGRYDVFKQYTARVDEQSMRLMTLRGLFRFKDGEASGRRPVPIEEVEPVSEIVKRFSTGAMSYGSISQEAHETLAIAMNRLGAKSNTGEGGEDSDRLLDPERRSAIKQVASGRFGVTAEYLTNADDIQIKMAQGAKPGEGGQLPGHKVYPWVAKTRHSTPGVGLISPPPHHDIYSIEDLAQLIHDLKNANPAARVHVKLVSEVGVGTVATGVSKAHADVVLISGHDGGTGASPLTSLKHAGGPWELGLAETQQTLLLNGLRDRIVVQTDGQLKTGRDVVIAALLGAEEFGFATAPLVVSGCIMMRVCHLDTCPVGVATQNPVLRERFSGKPEFVINFFEYIAEEVRELLAQLGFRSIDEAVGQADVLDVAEAVDHWKAAGLDLSPILHKPELPSQDGTSAALRNVRAQDHGLAKALDVTTLVPLAAAALERGEPVRGQVEIRNVNRTVGTILGHEVTKRYGAEGLPDGTIDLTFTGSAGQSFGAFVPRGMTLRLEGDANDYVGKGLSGGRIVVRPDRAASFDAHEQIIAGNVIGYGATSGEIFLRGIVGERFCVRNSGAHAVVEGVGDHGCEYMTGGIVVVLGRTGRNFAAGMSGGYAFVLDLDERRVNHDLVDLNKVEGDAAEELHALVSRHLEETGSTVAEQLLADWPAAVARFTEVMPSDYKRVLEARAEAVEDGLGDDEADARIMEVLHG; translated from the coding sequence GTGCCTCGTTCGCACGCATTCCCGCCGCCCCAGGGGCTCTACGACCCTCGCCACGAGCACGACGCGTGTGGCGTGGCGTTCGTCGCGACCCTGACCGGCGTTGCCAGTCACGACATCGTCCAGCAGGGCCTCACCGCCCTGCTGAACCTCGACCACCGCGGCGCCGCGGGCGCTGAGCCGAACTCCGGTGACGGCGCGGGCATCCTGATCCAGGTCCCCGACGCGTTCCTGCGCGACGTGGCCAAGGACGCGGGGTTCGACCTCCCGCCGCAGCACTCCTACGCGGTCGGCACCGCCTTCCTGCCCGGCGACGCCGAGACCGTCACCAAGGCCCGCCGCCGGATCGAGGAGATCGCCGCCGAGGAGGGCCTCGCGGTCCTCGGGTGGCGCGACGTGCCGGTCGACCCCTCCTCCCTGGGCCGCACCGCGCTCGAGGTGATGCCGAGCTTCAGCCAGCTGTTCGTGGCCGGAGCCGGCTCGCGGGTGACCGGGATGGCGCTGGAGCGGCTGGCGTTCTGCCTGCGCAAGCGGGCCGAGCGGGAGACCGACGCCTACTTCCCGTCGATGTCCTCCCGCACCCTGGTCTACAAGGGCATGCTGACGCCCGCCCAGCTCGACGAGGTCTTCCCGGACCTGCGTGACGAGCGGATGGCCTCGGCGATCGCGGTGGTGCACTCGCGCTTCTCCACCAACACCTTCCCCAGCTGGCCGCTGGCCCACCCGTTCCGGTTCATCGCCCACAACGGCGAGATCAACACGGTCATGGGCAACCGCAACTGGATGCGCGCCCGCGAGGCGCTGCTGGCCTCCGACCTGATCCCGGGCGACCTCGAGCGGCTCTACCCGGTCTGCACCCCGGGCGCGTCGGACTCGGCGTCGTTCGACGAGGTGCTCGAGCTGCTGCACATGGGCGGCCGCTCACTGCCGCACTCGGTGCTGATGATGATCCCCGAGGCGTGGGAGAACCACGCCGAGATGGACTCGGCCCGCCGCGCGTTCTACGAGTTCCACTCCACCATGATGGAGCCCTGGGACGGCCCGGCCTGCGTGGTGTTCACCGACGGCTCCCAGATCGGTGCGGTCCTGGACCGCAACGGCCTGCGCCCCTCGCGCTACTGGGTGACCGACGACGGACTCGTGGTGCTGGCCTCCGAGGTCGGCGTGCTCGACATCGACCCCGCGAAGGTCGTCCGCAAGGGCCGGCTCCAGCCGGGCCGGATGTTCCTCGTGGACACCGACGAGCACCGCATCATCGAGGACGAGGAGGTCAAGGACGAGCTCGCCGCCGAGCACCCGTACGACGAGTGGCTGCACGCCGGCCTGATCCACCTCGACGACATCCCCGAGCGCGAGCACGTCGTGCACACCCACGCCTCGGTGTCCCGGCGCCAGCAGGTCTTCGGGTACACCGAGGAGGAGCTGCGGGTCCTGCTGACCCCGATGGCCAACACGGGTGCCGAGCCGATCGGCTCGATGGGCACCGACACCCCGCTCGCGGTGCTGAGCGACAAGCCGCGGCTGATCTTCGACTACTTCACCCAGCTGTTCGCGCAGGTCACCAACCCGCCGCTGGACGCCATCCGCGAGGAGCTCGTCACCTCGCTGAACGGCACCATCGGCCCGGAGTCCAACCTGCTGGAGCCGGCGCCGGCCTCCTGCCGCCAGGTGGTGCTGCCGTTCCCGGTGATCTCCAACGACGACCTGGCCAAGATCCGCCACGTCAACCGCGACGGCGACATGCCGGGCTTCATCACCCACGTCTCCCGAGGCCTCTACGACGTCGAGGGGGGCGGCGCCGCGATGGCCGCGCGCCTCGACGAGATCTGCGCCGAGGTCAGCGAGGCGATCGCGGACGGCGCCCGGATCATCGTGCTGTCCGACCGGCACGCCACCGCCGAGCTGGCGCCGATCCCGTCGCTGCTGCTCACCGGCGCGGTCCACCACCACCTGGTGCGCGAGAAGACCCGCACCCAGGTCGGGCTGCTGGTCGAGGCCGGCGACGTGCGCGAGGTCCACCACGTGGCGCTGCTGGTCGGCTACGGCGCGGCCGCGGTCAACCCCTACCTCGCGATGGAGTCCGTCGAGGACCTCGCCCGCGAGGGCTACTACGTCAAGGCCGAGCCGGAGCAGGCGGTGGCCAACCTGGTCAAGGCGCTCGGCAAGGGCGTGCTGAAGGTGATGTCCAAGATGGGCGTCTCCACCGTGGCCTCCTACACCGGCGCCCAGATCTTCGAGGCGCTCGGCCTCTCGCAGGCGGTCGTCGACCGGTACTTCACCGGCACCACCTCCAAGCTGGGCGGGATCGAGCTCGACACGATCGCCGAGGAGGTGGCTCGCCGGCACGCCACGGCGTACCCCTCCCGCGGCATCGCCCCGGCCCACCGCGAGCTGGCCATCGGCGGGGAGTACCAGTGGCGTCGCGAGGGCGAGCCACACCTGTTCGACCCCGAGACGGTCTTCCGGCTTCAGCACGCCACCCGCACCGGGCGCTACGACGTGTTCAAGCAGTACACCGCCCGCGTCGACGAGCAGTCGATGCGGCTGATGACGCTGCGTGGGCTGTTCCGGTTCAAGGACGGGGAGGCCAGCGGACGCCGTCCGGTCCCGATCGAGGAGGTCGAGCCGGTCTCCGAGATCGTCAAGCGGTTCTCGACCGGCGCCATGTCCTACGGGTCGATCAGCCAGGAGGCGCACGAGACCCTCGCGATCGCGATGAACCGGCTGGGCGCGAAGTCCAACACCGGTGAGGGCGGGGAGGACTCCGACCGGCTCCTGGACCCCGAGCGCCGCAGCGCGATCAAGCAGGTCGCGTCGGGCCGCTTCGGCGTCACCGCGGAGTACCTCACCAACGCCGACGACATCCAGATCAAGATGGCCCAGGGCGCCAAGCCCGGCGAGGGCGGTCAGCTGCCCGGCCACAAGGTCTACCCGTGGGTGGCCAAGACCCGGCACTCCACGCCGGGCGTGGGCCTGATCAGCCCGCCGCCGCACCACGACATCTACTCGATCGAGGACCTGGCGCAGCTGATCCACGACCTGAAGAACGCCAACCCGGCGGCCCGCGTGCACGTGAAGCTGGTCTCCGAGGTCGGCGTCGGCACGGTCGCGACCGGTGTCTCCAAGGCGCACGCCGACGTGGTGCTGATCTCCGGGCACGACGGCGGCACCGGCGCCTCGCCGCTGACCTCGCTCAAGCACGCCGGTGGTCCGTGGGAGCTCGGTCTGGCCGAGACCCAGCAGACGCTGCTGCTCAACGGGCTGCGCGACCGGATCGTCGTGCAGACCGACGGCCAGCTCAAGACCGGCCGTGACGTCGTGATCGCCGCGCTGCTGGGTGCGGAGGAGTTCGGCTTCGCCACCGCGCCGCTGGTGGTCTCGGGCTGCATCATGATGCGGGTCTGCCACCTGGACACCTGCCCGGTCGGCGTCGCGACGCAGAACCCGGTGCTGCGCGAGCGCTTCTCGGGCAAGCCGGAGTTCGTGATCAACTTCTTCGAGTACATCGCCGAGGAGGTCCGCGAGCTGCTCGCCCAGCTCGGGTTCCGCAGCATCGACGAGGCGGTCGGCCAGGCCGACGTGCTCGACGTGGCGGAGGCGGTGGACCACTGGAAGGCCGCCGGGCTGGACCTCTCGCCGATCCTGCACAAGCCCGAGCTGCCCAGCCAGGACGGGACGAGCGCGGCGCTGCGCAATGTCCGCGCCCAGGACCACGGCCTCGCCAAGGCGCTCGACGTGACCACCCTTGTCCCGCTGGCGGCGGCCGCCCTCGAGCGGGGCGAGCCGGTGCGCGGACAGGTCGAGATCCGCAACGTCAACCGCACCGTCGGCACGATCCTCGGCCACGAGGTCACCAAGCGGTACGGCGCGGAGGGGTTGCCCGACGGCACCATCGACCTGACCTTCACCGGGTCGGCCGGCCAGTCCTTCGGCGCGTTCGTGCCGCGGGGCATGACGCTGCGGCTCGAGGGCGACGCCAACGACTACGTCGGCAAGGGCCTCTCCGGCGGCCGGATCGTGGTGCGCCCCGACCGGGCCGCCTCGTTCGACGCCCACGAGCAGATCATCGCCGGCAACGTGATCGGCTACGGCGCGACCTCGGGGGAGATCTTCCTGCGAGGGATCG